A section of the Labrus mixtus chromosome 15, fLabMix1.1, whole genome shotgun sequence genome encodes:
- the ngfa gene encoding neurotrophin-7: MRSSPLVLLLLIGVQAVLNMSGGLAWSAGAANHRVGQQTAANRRAGQQQTAAGDHISEQHSSQEHRRTSHHRTKRPHRAASHTQDKSPDVGHSMSDSPPDPSIPVVDPKLFSKRRYRSSPRVVFSEETPSHDALEDEGYDIEGVRGVRVRRRAGSHTMHRGEYSVCDSMNTWVGNLTRATDIAGNEVTVLPNVTINNVVKKQFFYETTCRSPTHRGSGTANGRPGVRGGKQGSKSGNAGCLGIDSRHWNSYCTNTHIFVSALTIYKERTAWRFIRINAACVCVLSRKSWAGRLGH; encoded by the coding sequence ATGAGGTCGTCACCACTggtcctgctcctcctgatcGGCGTCCAGGCTGTACTAAACATGTCAGGTGGATTGGCCTGGAGCGCCGGCGCAGCCAACCACAGAGTAGGACAGCAGACAGCAGCCAATCGCAGAGCAGGACAGCAGCAGACAGCCGCAGGGGACCACATTTCTGAACAACATAGTTCACAGGAGCACCGTAGGACCAGCCATCACAGGACCAAGAGGCCCCACCGAGCAGCCTCGCACACACAGGATAAGAGCCCTGACGTAGGGCACTCTATGTCAGATTCCCCCCCTGACCCCTCCATCCCAGTGGTGGACCCCAAGCTCTTCTCTAAGAGACGTTACCGCTCCTCCCCTCGTGTTGTCTTCAGCGAGGAGACCCCATCTCATGATGCCCTGGAGGATGAGGGCTATGACATTGAAGGGGTGAGGGGGGTGAGGGTAAGGCGCAGAGCGGGATCGCACACCATGCACAGAGGAGAGTACTCAGTGTGTGACAGCATGAATACCTGGGTTGGCAACCTGACACGAGCCACAGACATAGCTGGGAATGAGGTGACTGTGCTGCCTAACGTTACAATCAACAACGTGGTGAAGAAACAGTTCTTCTATGAGACCACTTGCCGCTCCCCCACACACAGAGGCTCTGGGACTGCAAATGGAAGGCCAGGGGTGCGCGGTGGAAAACAGGGTTCCAAATCAGGCAACGCAGGCTGTCTGGGCATCGACAGCCGCCACTGGAACTCCTActgcaccaacacacacatattcgTAAGTGCCTTGACCATCTACAAGGAACGAACAGCCTGGCGTTTCATCCGCATTAACgccgcgtgtgtgtgtgttctcagccGGAAGTCATGGGCGGGACGACTGGGGCACTGA